From the Anopheles merus strain MAF chromosome 2L, AmerM5.1, whole genome shotgun sequence genome, the window TGCCCGGTTGTTAATATTGCTCCGTGCGCAAGTGTGCGCAAGCGAACCGAGTGCCCCCGTTTGGTTGGTAGGCGGCGGTAGGCAAGCTATATACCAATTCAATTTCTAACAACTTGCTGTATATCTAACGggcagaaagagagaacgctaccgggagagagagagagagagagagagagagagagagagtaaattCGCCAAAAAGGATCCATAATTACAAACGTGGGAGAGCGAAAACGAACGCGAGCGAATGGACCGGATCCCATAGCAACCAAACGCGCGTTGTTATGGATGTGGTTAGGGAACGATGCGCGACGCACCGGTTTTGTACGCGAACGAAAGGCAAGCATAATGCGCGACAAATGATCGGGCGTGGAGCATAAATCATATATTATTATGCTCTTACGATGCGGTTTGTTggatatataaaaaaagatttgtCACACAATggcaaatacaaaacaaatgaatgcATTTGGTATGCGTTTTAAATTCGAAAGGATTTATTAGGGAGCAATTCAATCTCTGCTGGAATCTGTCCTAGCTGTACCAtgacgtttttttgtttgtgtgatgATTTTTCATAAAGACTTTGCTTTTGTGAGTTGTGTCTCTGTCTCCTTCTTATGTCTTATCATAacattttggttttcttttcgaCCGAACCATTCTGTGCCTGTACGTCTATTACGCGTATCATGTTTGCCTGTTGAAACTGTTGTTGATTGAACCTCGTTCTAACCTCTCCTACCTCACTACTTCatggttgtttgctttttaaagagtgtaaaaaatatataaagaaaataaaaagctgCATCTGAAGCATGCACTATTTCTACACAAGAGTCCCCTCTTTCTTCGTAGGTATGGTACAAATAATAGACAGTCTTAAACAAATTAATATCAGtttaaatcaaaattaagTACATTCGTACAACTATCGGGAGTTCTTCTTAGCATaaaggtacacacacacacgaaaacgcatctttatcaaacaaaatagTTCTTCTCTATCCCGTTTGTCCCTGTCTTACTTGTCTCACTGTTCCCGAGTGTAACGTAATAGAAGGAAGAAAGTATAGATAAAAAGGCAAACATCTAATTCAACATTTCCCCCGCTTTCTACCTTCTCAACCCCCCCTCCGGTTTGCATTGCTTTGCACCCTCCTTCCCCTGTTCCAACAATCCAACATACAAGCATCCTCTTATCAATCCTCGCTAAACGGGTGTGTGTATCGTAATGCGTCTAAATGCGTGCTCGGAGGATGACGGTGTAACGAATATTATAAACAAGAAATATCTGTACACTGCAGGAGAAAAGCAAAGTTTTGGTTTGATTAAGGCAAGCATATAACGGTTCTACATagagcaaacgaaaaaaatgcatcTTAATACTAAAAAACTAAACCGCGTCGAAAGCGTTACAAAACCAAAACGTTCGAAAGCATTAGTAgtaaacattaaaattaaaaaaaaaaacacacaaccgcgCGGAAGTCGCGTTTTTTGCGCCTCCAAATGAGTGATAGTGTGAGCCTATCATTCTTATCACGTTCATGCACAAAAACCGTCCaccttcaaaaacaaacaaactgacCGATCAGTATCAGTGTCCCCTTTTGCTGACCTTTTTTGACTGCTTTTCTCTCACCATGTTTCCCAATCGAACGGTTTATCGATTGTTTGCGTTCTTCGTTACTCTTCCCCAGGAAACAGGAATATAGAAGCCTCACATATACATCTGTCTGGGTTGCCAACGGTTCACTTCTTCCCCGACGATTAATCCTTTCTTGCTTTTTGTCATTTggtttaaaaatgtataattttttgtttgtttgtaaggTACTGAAAGTATGATGTTTCACCGCGTGTGTTAATTTGGCTTGGGATTTCGTTAAACATACCATCTTTGCTGTCCTACACGACGGGACGCATCAAGAGGGGGCAACGCGCTTCTAGGGAACAATCGCTTCTATCGCGTGCAGTATGTGCGCACACAACAAACTAAAAACTAAGCGCTGTGGTATggtatttcaattttttttttctctctccttgcTAGTGTAATTTCTAAGTAAGTGTGAAATCTACTGCTGAGTAAGAGATGCGTGTTTGGTTGATTTTGTTGCATTAGAAACTGAGCCCGAGTTTTGATACGAAGAAGGTAAGGTGCATCTGCTACGCTGCTGCTAAATGTCTGTGACGACTTCGTGGTtcgatgtgtttttgtttgctgctttgATCAATGGAGTGTGTTTAGTCTTCTTTGATCCACTCCAATggatctttctctctttcatcTTTTGATTTGATATTTGCTACTTGCTTATCAAAACTTaaccatgtttttttgtaaagaATCTGCATTCTGGCGTGTGAATGtgaatgtgtctgtgtggttcTTTTCTCTACACATGTGTTTCTAATTAGTGCAAAATGTTTAAATGGAAACCCAAAATCGTGTTCAGCTGCCAGCCTGCACTATCTTCAGTAATTGCTCGATCCTGCTCTGCCATTTGCTTAACCGTTCTGTTCATCCTTTTCGTTTCCTTCCGAGCTGCCTGTCTGGGTTTCTCTCTTCcaatcactcacacacacacacagacacatcgAATTCCCCTGTCTCTTTACGTTCGTTTGCTTTACGTACTCTATCATTATTTCGCGCGCATTCCATCTTTCCATCCTGCCATTTCGTCACATTCGTCTACATTTGCCCTGTCGTTCGGTcggttctctttctctccttacATTCACGCTCCAAAAACACGCCTTTAATTAAAACTTTGGTTTACCTTGTCCGGCTGTCCGCAACTGACGCATGTTTGCTTCTTGTTGCGGAGGCTGACACctggctgttgttgttgttgctgctcagATTTAACTGTAACATCGAAAAGCGTCCGAAAAAGATCGTAAGCCACACCGAAGCCATTTAAATTCCTGTTCGTGTTCATCCGGAAAATAAAACCTTTCCGCGCTTACATTGCGGAATCGAACAACCCGCCCGTctgctgtttgctgctgcttgctccACTTGCTGGAGCGTCAGCAGCGGGTGCTTTGGCTACGCTGGCTGGCTgaccggcagcggcggcggagGAAGGTTGCGGAGTCGTGGACTGTGGCAACTGTTGCACCAGCGTACCCGGATACAGCAGCTTGGCCAGCGAGGAAGCGGTGGTAATGGTGGTTGTGCTAGCGGACAGTGATGATGGTGCGGCCGTCGGTTTCGGTGCGATGCGTGCGCttaccgtgctgctgctgctggcggccGTTTGCTGTTCGTTGAAAAATTGCGACAGCACCGGGGGCATACCATCCTCCTTACTGGCctggaagaaaaacacacaaaaaacattatGGGTTTCCATTGAAATGACCCCCTTCTTTTGTTACCGGTTACCCTCTGTTTTCTTACCTGTTGCGTTCCGTTCGCTTCACCGGGCCGGTGCAGCGACACCTCCTTCCGTGCCGCGTTCTGCTGTATCTGGTCCTGCAGCTCGCCGAGCTTCCCTCGCACCTCGTCCAGCTTGCTGTGGTACTGCTGGCACTCTTCCTGCACCTTCTCGATCGTACCGTGCAGCCCGGTCGTAACGTTCGCCAGCGCGCCGAGCTGCTCGTTGATGATCTTCCGGTCCGCCTCGAGCCCGCTAATGTTGTTGCGCACCTCGAGCCACACCGCCTCGACCGAGAGGACGTGCGAGGAAATGTTGACCGTGTTGTCGAACAGCTGCTCGATGCGCTTCGTCTGATTGCTCAGGTCCGACTCGAGCCAGAGATTTTTCTGCTTCAGCACCTGCAGCTCGCCGGTCACGTTCTGGGCGAGATTGTTCAGCTGCCCGGTCAGCTGATCCCGCAGTTCGGCTATCGTCTTTTGCATCCCCTTCGCCACACCGTCCCCTCCGATAATGTCCGACACGGCGGTGCTGTTCTGGATGCGTCCGAATAGTTTCTGGGGCAGAGGGAATTCATTTGATTTTAGGTTAGTAAAATTCCAGCCCAAGGGCAAAACACCTTCCACACCATACCTGCAGATCGTCGAGCGTTTTGTTGAGCTGCTTCTGTTCCGCCTGTATCGTGTCGAAGCGCGTCTCGAGCAGCCCGATGCGGGAGTTCGAATCGCCAATGTTCGACCCCAGATCGGCCACACTTGACTGCAGCCGGTTGAGCTGTGCCTCTTGGGAGTTTTCGTTCTTCTTGTCGATCGTTTCGCGCAGTTGTTTGAGCTGCGCAAAAGAGTGgaggaatggaatggaattaaATAACGTTCACTACACCACAACTAGCAATAGCGCCGTACCTCGGAAAAGAAGTTGGTGAGTACTTGCTGCATATCTCGCAGCTTCCCGTTGAGGGCGGTCTGGTTTTGCTCCAAGTTTTTCGACGTTTCGTGCCATTTCTGTAGCGCTTCGGGAACATTTTGACTAGTTGCGGAAACTGTAACGATGgtgcgaaagaaaaaaaaggaatgcaaAAATCAATATCAACGTAAAAAGTAAAGGCAAGTGGAAGCTTCTCCCGAAGGGCAGTAGTACAGAAGTAATTAAATGATACTTTACTAGTGTTTCGTTCGCTACACTCACAAAGGACCGACGTTTTGTGGTCGTAAATTTACTCTTTTGCACCTATTATCCTCCTAACAAAACCTCGCAGTGGAGGCATTCCTTTGGCCCCATTCGCAAGCACACGAGAAGAagcttttttccattttattttcCGCGCGCTAATTGCCCATTATTCTCCGTGCATCGCTAAACGCTTCGagggtttgtgtacgtgtgtgtaagTACCCCGCCGCCCGGTAATTGAAAGGATAATCATATCCCTAACTGCATTACGTTCGGACGCAGGAGATAGTGCCCCAACAGGAGTAGCACAGACACGATTCGTGGATTCTTGGttcctaaaaaaaaaccaaataaaCGTACGTGCAACGGATTCGTTAAGACACATAAGCAGCAGCTTAGGAGCGCGAAGCGATTGCCTATTAGTTTGCGCATTATCTTCACTCACGAGACGATGGTTTGACCTTCTGGAACGGGCCCGCGCTGTATCAAATTATGCTCCTAATTGGCACTCTAATGCCATTTCACCGCATTCCAGCCGACTGCTACGTACATTCTAATGAGCTCGGAACTAGTAAATGGTAATAAAACCGACAGGCGCATTCGTTTCACGGGGATGAGGCTTGGCTTAATCCCATAATAAAATAGCTCCGGGACCGTTTCTAGACTACGCTTTCGAAGCGCAACctccaaaacaaaacggatATAAATTACCAAATAGAAGCGTACAGGACAGCCTAAATGAACCTTCTTAGAGATGGGAAAGGAAAGTAGGCAAAGGCTAACGGATGGAATGACGTGCACAACGCCAGAATGATGGATGTTGGTTAATTTTTCCACCACCGCAGCTGTGTCCTGGACATTAATAAATTAACTTTCTCCAGACGGAGAACAATAGAAGAAGCCTtcaaaaaatggcaaagaaaaacaccgaAACACTGACGCCAATGTTTTAAGaaatgtttttcgtttttttttttaaacaccgCCGCCACAGACACGTCGCCTTAGGAGGTGGGAGACGAATGTCGGGTCATCGGGCGACATCGATCTATTTTCGATGCAATCGAgcgtgtgtgcgagaaagagagaaggaggCCGATATGGCGACGGTAAGCTAGCATCATCGTTATTAGATttaggcttttttttttgctcgaaaCAAGACAAAATGGTGTTGACGTAGGGCGAGGATAAGCAAAGCGgcgaacaaacaacacacccgTCCCACAGACTCACAGTCCCTCAAGCTTCGGCAGGCTTCCAGCTGGGAGGCAATCACATTTCGAGTTCAAGTTCAAGCTTTCCTTAGATGAGAAATTAAAGCAGATATTATCCGAGTTTGGTGGTTCACGGTGCCAACTTTCGGTGCCTCCGTCAGGCACAGGTAGGACCGATTTCCGGACTGTGTTGCTTGCCCTTGCTTCAAATTGCCCAACGGAACGGgatgagcagcagcaaattgGATACGCTCCAAATCGTTCCAAAAGGGTTTCGTTCCGTTTTCGTcccgtttcgtttttttacaaTCTTGAATGCTGACTGCAAACAAGATAAATAGTATTCTTATCTACTATTGACCGCTTCTGAAGGTTGGGCACAAAGAAGTCAATGGTTATACATGTATAACTGTCGAAACACATTCGGCACATAACTGGAAAACTAATAAAATCAGAACGATCGTTCGGCACAGCACTTTGAACCCCTTTTTGGAGAACATTTTTCGTTGTGGTTTCAGTCAGCTGGAACACGTTTGCGGTTGTGAGCACCATTTTCCAaagtggttgtttttttctcctcgctttctctctctctctctctctctctctctctctctttctcttgccaAATTGCCACAGAACCTTTTACGCTTCACTGCATGCTATTGACCGCGCTTTATACATATACTTCAAAAGAGGAAACTCAACGAAACACACTCTGGCGACATCAATGAGGGTTTTGCGGTTCAATGGAGTGGCGCAATAATGATGCACCGAGCTTTGGttggcgtgcgtgtgtgtgtgtgtaaatcaTAAGCCCTTGagtgtggcgtgtgtgtgtgtgtgtacgcgctATCGTAGCAGGCGACAGCGCAGTATCcacatggagacgcctggtaccTTGCTCGATGCGGATGCGATACTGCGAAATCTGCTGCCGGATGTCAAAGTACAGCCAGTACATGAAGCCGAGCGAGATGAAGATGCAGGACACGAACAGCAGCGGCCCGCAGGTACGCAGGCAGGAGAACCGTTTCGTCCGGCACCGGGACTGTGTGCGCACTTTCGGTTGCTATGGGGAAATAGAACATAAAGACATTGGAGgatgaattacaaaaaaaaaaaaaaaaaaaaaaaaaaaacagttccaTCAACGGCTACATGACTACCAACCCATGAGTAATCCTCCTGTTCATCCGTCGAGTTCGATAGAAGCTGATCGTGCGAGGCTACACCATTGCTGGCCGCATGACGGCCACCACCCTTCGCACCCTTCGCCAGCGAGTGTGCGACGAGGGCGTCCAGTTCGCGCCGCTTGCGCATCTTCTTGCCGCCGACGCGCAACGGTACCGCCACGTGGTGCCCGACCGATTCCATCTCGAGCGGGTGCGGCGCCTGGGTAGGCCGTTCGTCGAATGTCACCCTGTAGTGATGAGGGGCTgcttgttggtggtggtggtggtgttgcgtttgttgctgcagctgctgctgctgccgaccgTACGACGGTGGCGGATGGTGCAGATGATGGTaggccggtggtggtggcggcagtGGTAGATGCTGGCCACGCCGCGAAGGCCCCCGGATGATGCCGGTAGGGCGTAGCTCGGTAAGCTCACCGTAGTTGCGACcgtcggtggcggtggtaCTGTCGCCACCGTCGAGCTCACCGCCAGCCCGGTGCAACCGTTCGCAGCTACCGGTGTCGgcgtcttcctcttcctcctcttcctcttcctcttcctctgcttcttcttcctcgtcgtcgtcgtcgtcgtcggcgtgatggtggtggcgccGGTCGATGTAGTCGTCACCCTTGGCCAGACCGTAGCCGTAGTGGGACGACAACGCCTTCGGCCAGCCGGCGTGCACCCGTAGATCCGTGGCGGCGTCCGCTTGCACGCGACTGAACGACTCGTACAGCCAACCGGTGCGGACGGGGACCAACCGCTTCGGGGGCGCTATCGTCGACGCGGTGACACCAGGCCGGTCATCGTCCTAGTAGACGCTGGAGTACACTTTTACGTTCACACACGGGCACTAGCACAAACAACAGCTCATTCGATAAGCGTGATACCGAGCAAAGGGGGGAATGTTTGTCACACCGTCACACGGGGGCGAgctgtttaaatttaaaacacaaTCACGCAAGAAAATGCACGTTGCCCTAGCGAAGCGTGCAAACCCGTCAACCTTGTGGCAATATTTTTAGGGTGAAATGGATgtaaaaaacaaactattcTTTAATTGCAATCGTTAATCGACTCCAGAAGAGAGCGTTGGAAAATAGTTCTAAATTTAAATACTCGTTCGCAGTGGCACGATTGTAGCTTTGAAGGCTTCACATCCACGACACACAAGCAGTCGAAAACGATGCCTTTTGATCGTGTACCAATGCCACCACCATATCGGAAATCGATCATTTGGAAGGCAAATTGGAAACAAGATCAAAGCCAAACAGTGAAGCGTGTTAAACGGCACGTCGTATACCGCGCAATCGATCTCAGAACACAGTCAAATCAACACAGTTTTTTGGCAAAATGTCGTAAATCCGTACAGGAAGCAGCAAAAGCCAAACGGTAAATACTAATCCAATTGTGCGCAATTGCTTTCTcccagcaagaaaaaaaaaccacccaaaGGTTGAGGAATTTTCCGGAAGCTTTCACCGGTGTACCGGCACGGTGGAAGTAAATGCCAAAAGTGCTGGAAGCTTCCGCTGACATCTTATGCCCACGTTTGGGGAATTGGGGAACTGGAATGACAAAACCACTCAACCGTTACATTCCGTTTgttgtgcgtatgtgtgtgtgttaagaaTCTTGCCATGTTTTGGGTGGATTGATATTCCAGTAGAGAGTTCTTCTAGAAGCTCCCACCGCGAGCAAGCGAGCAGCAACATCACCTCCAGTAACAAGGAACGTAGTACTTTATGGGCTTGCTTTTTCCACCAGGGGCGCGCTGGGACACCAGGAGGGATTCGACCTTGAAGTCGTTCACACTTATCTAAATAATCACATTTCCTTATGCTAATGTGCCGAGTGGAGCTTTCAAACGAAAAGTCTGCTTCTTGGCAACCCTTGAACGTAGATAAGAGCTTCCCAGCCCCGGGTGGTGGTGATAATAGTTGAGGAACACGAAACCTTCCACTAAATCTCAGGACGATTCCATTACCGGAtgacacacagcaaaaaaaaaactctcccgGATTGAGAAATGGCCACCCACCTTTTTGACTGCTCCAAAGTCATGTCCACAAAAGCACTCACAGAGCTGGCGGCGGGGGTACGAATGGGTACGGATCTAATCTTCCTACGTGCTTCCTTTTGCTTCCCGCCTCAACAGAGCTCAAGTTTCCCAGAAGGTCACCCACCTGGGAAGTGTCGGTtcccttatttttttttcttcttcaaaaacaaaaataggatTAGTTTCTGCTTTTTAAAAGCGCAACCAAACCTTTGTGGACCTTGTGTGTTCGACCACCGGACCCAGTAGGGGGTTACAATCAACTACGCTCGAAGGCGTTCCCCCAGCGTAGGCGATTTTTATGCCAGCGCCGTTCGTTACCCTGTTTTGTACGATGGGGGCAACAACGCTAAACACTGTTGCACGTCGTCCACGGACACAGGTCCTGCCACTGGCCGTAAAAgtgtacctgtgtgtgtgtgtttgatacaGGAAGGAAATGAAATTAGAATTATGCAAATCTCCGCCAACACGGGCACAGCCCAGGCGTGTGGTTTAGATGGAATGGATGGAACACGTGGTGCTGGTGACTTGGAAATTGGCATCTAAATTTCAGCATGAGAAATATTGCGCCAAAAGGCAGTAACAACAACATGATTTATGGTAAAGCATCAGGAGGCACGAAACTAGAACCTTCGTTTGGCCCACGCGGTTTCACCTTATGCTTGGAACATTTTCACTTTTAAGTGTGCTTACCTTTACCatcccacacatacacacttgtGCTACGGTGTGTCCACAGGTCGTTAAAAAGGTACGCAGCAAGCTGGACAAAACGTCAAGGACAAGAAGCTCTTTTTCCCCAAAAAGTCGAAcccaacaacacacaccacaaacacatactACGCAGCTAGTTCTTGTGCTGGTTGAGGAGGGATCGTTACAGCTGCCCCGTCACTGATTAGACACGAGCATGGCAGGGCGTACACCACACCACCTGTGCCGTGTGAATCACGGTACTTTGCCGTATCATCTGCTTCAGTTCCTTTCCCCCTTCGAGTCTCCTCGGTGTGTTGCAATAAAAACCTTTAACGAGTAAGTGGTCGGTGAGCTGAGGAAGGTGCGCTCTGTCTTACAGTGTTTTCGGTTCTACCACGAGGCGATTTTCCAGGAAAGTAAAACCTCCCCTAACACCGCTACAGTAAGATGTTTATTGGCGCTAAAAGTTTTGCTACATTAACATTGGAAAACTTTGTCCACGCAAAACGAAAtgcgtagtagtagtagtagcagtagtaccGGTCCCGCCAACTCACATAACACCTGAAACAGGGCCGTACAGGCCGTAGATGGCCTTCACAGTCAGGATGATAATAGTGGCTTGCGATGGGGGAGGCGAAGGCTCGAGTGGTGTAAGCCGACATAATCTTACCGGCAGCGCCAAACAAATTGGATGCGCCAGCCAGGACATACCAAAAGCAAGGAGACAATTTGTCCAGCTCCAACCGTACCTTACGATTGTAAATGTCAGTAGGGTGACGTAGCATGTGAATTATTAGTAAAGGTTATTGAGCTTGTGTCGCACACATACAATCTCCTAAAAAGGCACCTCAGGCGCCGTTCGCTACCTTAATGTATTATGTTGGtaagtgaaaacaaaaacgaatgtGAACCGAGCACAATTAATGGCTATACTGTTACCTATGTAGCCAGATTCGGTGTGATATGaaattattgtaatttattCCATCGCTTCGTCACAGCACCGCAAAAGATGGTAACAGAAAGCGGCAAAAGAACTGAAATGTTTCCTGCGTTACACCGAAGCGAACCAAATTACCCGGCCAACCTGACCGGGTAGAGCCCAAAAGGACCGGAAAAGCAATGACTATCACGCCATCTTGTACTTGTCGCTCTTTCTGGCGGGTATTATAGCTTCAGTCACTTGCAATACACCACCTGTCGGTAAGACCTGTTTTGGGGCCTGCTTTGGTGTGCGAAGCATGGGTACGTACGCTGCTGCATAATTCAACATAATCTCCTAATCAATTTGCAAACAATATTTGTTTCCTGCGTATTTTCTCTGCCCTCAAGGTGTAGAGGAGACGATGCCCCCCGGAAGCATGCAGGAAGCATGTTCTGCGCGAGGTGAAAATGGCATTTTGTTGCtcaatatttcattttctttacgCCCGGGGTACGTCTTCAGGGGACTGGCGCGTCAGGCACCGGAATGTGTACACAATTCCACCATTTAGAGTGTCGTtagtaaaacaacaaaacaacggaACAAAAGCATTTCGTCCTATCGCTGGGTGCTTCTGTGTGTCCCACAGATCCTCTCTTtgggtgtgagtgtttttggtGCGTATCGGTGTCTCCAAGCGAAGCACGAGGATGACACATTTCTGGCGCATTCCAAAGCATCTTTTCAATGTGCTGCTGTGGAACAaaaagaagcacacacacacacactcacacagcagTATTGGAGTGGGCACATTTTCATCGTCATTCCGGTTTGCCAATTCTGGACCAGCAACGGGAGAGGGGATGAGTTGTGTGCAGTACTTGGGTGATTGCAAAGATGTCGTCGAATCGCTTATATTTGCACAGATCTTGCAGCATCAGCAGTGAGTGTTCTTAGCACAACACATTGAGCCCAATTCGACGGTCACATTTTCCGCAAGATCCTTCTGCTCTTTCCATTCGCATTTTGTGGCTGTGACATAATTCTTCTCCCACCGGGAAGGTACATCCACCGTGCAAGGGTTTTATGTTACACTGTTTAGCTTTGCTTCACactgaaataaacaaacaaaaaatgcttaGAACATTGCTTTACCagtacagaaagaaaaaaaaaacgcaaaatccTTTTTTCCAAACGGGAGTGTTTCCTGCATGCCTGCATGTATTGCGATTGCCGCACAATGCGTTATCCGGGCATGATGGCGGGGGAGGGACGTCAGCAGCAGTATTGCAAGCAATATCCTTGAAGCGATGAGTACTAAGCGGCCCCTGCTCTACCACAGCCAACTCGGATGCTTCGACACAAAAACGTTTCCACCAATGTTGGAGGGTAGAGGCGGCTTCATAACAAAAGTACAAACTCATCACTGAAATTACTACTGCCACCGCTGCTGGTTTATGGTTTATCCCCTCACGCTTTCGCTCTTCGCTCTCCCGTAGCGCAATACACTCTCGCGCGCAACATATCGTTCCGCCTAAAACAGCAGCTGCGTTGCTGCGGGAAAGGATGTAAGAGAATTTATGTGTACACGGGCGAGCTGCGTCGTGTACGCAGGACAATAGCAAaggatagcagcagcagcagcaacatgcTGTGCGAGTAGGTAgcgttgtgtgcgtgtgtgtgtgtgtgtatgtatagcTTTCGAGCTGTGGATGATGGGGGAAAAAAGCTTTCCCCCCACGTTAggtaaaatgttatcaaatgGCGCTGGGGAAAAATATGGAAGAAAACGTTCTCTCCTCCGTTCTCGACGCGCTCAATGCTAATGACCGTATCCTTCCTGTCCGGGGTAAAAAGGCACAATGAATTTCCTCTTTATTctacaacccacacacacacacacacacacacacacacacacacacacacacacacacacacacacacacacacacacacactgtctaTGTCTGGGGGACATTTTGCACGCAGGAAGTTAAATAATACTAAGGACAGGATGTCGATGGAAGTATAATGATACGTTCCGGTGAGGGTTGCCGTCGTCTTCTACTGGGGGCTTTTGTGCGCCGCTCTCGGGTTCAAGGCTAATATCTGCTGGCCAGCGTTGACCTAAAGACCCTTTTCGGGTTTGCAATCGGGTATG encodes:
- the LOC121591833 gene encoding uncharacterized protein LOC121591833 isoform X1, translating into MESVGHHVAVPLRVGGKKMRKRRELDALVAHSLAKGAKGGGRHAASNGVASHDQLLSNSTDEQEDYSWQPKVRTQSRCRTKRFSCLRTCGPLLFVSCIFISLGFMYWLYFDIRQQISQYRIRIEQVSATSQNVPEALQKWHETSKNLEQNQTALNGKLRDMQQVLTNFFSELKQLRETIDKKNENSQEAQLNRLQSSVADLGSNIGDSNSRIGLLETRFDTIQAEQKQLNKTLDDLQKLFGRIQNSTAVSDIIGGDGVAKGMQKTIAELRDQLTGQLNNLAQNVTGELQVLKQKNLWLESDLSNQTKRIEQLFDNTVNISSHVLSVEAVWLEVRNNISGLEADRKIINEQLGALANVTTGLHGTIEKVQEECQQYHSKLDEVRGKLGELQDQIQQNAARKEVSLHRPGEANGTQQASKEDGMPPVLSQFFNEQQTAASSSSTVSARIAPKPTAAPSSLSASTTTITTASSLAKLLYPGTLVQQLPQSTTPQPSSAAAAGQPASVAKAPAADAPASGASSSKQQTGGLFDSAM
- the LOC121591833 gene encoding uncharacterized protein LOC121591833 isoform X2, whose translation is MNSNTIKMKGDQKNESFKLLQLSDDSKSLSDLELAEVVSQRKRKVRRKTRQRTSSYRGDEERSLSGRSGQIDCKNFSIWLAVAMTVLWLFIISYVTSVIHGENHRLELALQKVSATSQNVPEALQKWHETSKNLEQNQTALNGKLRDMQQVLTNFFSELKQLRETIDKKNENSQEAQLNRLQSSVADLGSNIGDSNSRIGLLETRFDTIQAEQKQLNKTLDDLQKLFGRIQNSTAVSDIIGGDGVAKGMQKTIAELRDQLTGQLNNLAQNVTGELQVLKQKNLWLESDLSNQTKRIEQLFDNTVNISSHVLSVEAVWLEVRNNISGLEADRKIINEQLGALANVTTGLHGTIEKVQEECQQYHSKLDEVRGKLGELQDQIQQNAARKEVSLHRPGEANGTQQASKEDGMPPVLSQFFNEQQTAASSSSTVSARIAPKPTAAPSSLSASTTTITTASSLAKLLYPGTLVQQLPQSTTPQPSSAAAAGQPASVAKAPAADAPASGASSSKQQTGGLFDSAM